One window from the genome of Amaranthus tricolor cultivar Red isolate AtriRed21 chromosome 9, ASM2621246v1, whole genome shotgun sequence encodes:
- the LOC130824006 gene encoding probable LRR receptor-like serine/threonine-protein kinase At4g37250, which translates to MKNKPIITITVTIIFLISIINPSLTLNPDGILLLSFKYSILDDPLHVLDSWSYYDDNPCSWRGIECNSFSLGYDNPRVIQVSLPQCQLLGSLPVNFGLLEHLQILNLSSNSINGSIPDSLYSLPDLHVLDLSNNLISGELLESIGGLRSLEVIDISENALAGNIPRNLGTLKNLSTVSLKGNYFSGEIPGGFDRVQFLDLSSNLLNGSLPVDFVGEAIETFNISHNRFSGEISPVFGGRIPQNATLDFSYNNLTGQIPNSKIFLSQSKDSFAGNPDLCGSPSGNPCKSPLSPISLPPAPAQPIPPPAFAAIPKTFASSPDGGSQNTPSGKSHGLRPQIIAAIVVCDLTAIAILAMIFLFICKRKTDTSTKSVRNNNNKRDFLPSSSSSSSSTKGIASKWSCLRKGKSDETQYDDEDEEDDDDADEEYGSEERENGGRRQQHEQGQLVIMEAGSNAGEKVSLEVETLLKASAYILGASGTSIMYKAVLEDGTVLAVRRVGESNSVEKLKEFEGHVRAIAKLVHPNLVKVRGFYWGSDEKLIIYEYISNGSLANARYRKTGSSPSHLPWGIRLKIAKGVARGLSYIHEKKHVHGNLKPNNILLDADMEPKISDFGLERLSMGKFAYFPGGSTRHFGSKRSTASRDSFQDHSVGATPSPSASSIGCVSPYHPPESLRSLKPNSKWDVYSFGVVLLELLTGKVVVSDELGPPILDELAVGLEDRTRMLRMADPTIRIDLEGNEEALLSCIKLGYNCIAHVPQKRPTMKEALHVLEKITTFPSTP; encoded by the exons atgaagaacaaaccaATCATCACCATAACCGTTACTATAATCTTCCTCATCTCCATTATTAACCCTTCTTTAACTCTAAACCCAGATGGTattcttcttctttcattcAAATACTCCATTTTAGACGACCCATTACACGTTCTTGACTCGTGGAGTTACTACGACGATAACCCATGTTCATGGCGGGGAATCGAATGTAATAGTTTTAGTTTAGGGTATGATAATCCTCGTGTTATTCAAGTCTCTCTTCCTCAATGTCAGCTTCTTGGTTCTTTACCCGTCAATTTTGGCCTCCTTGAACATCTTCAAATCCTTAATTTATCATCTAATTCGATAAACGGGTCGATTCCTGATTCGTTATACAGTCTTCCGGATCTTCATGTActtgatttatcaaataatttgaTATCCGGTGAGTTATTGGAGTCCATTGGCGGGTTAAGGAGTTTAGAGGTTATTGATATTTCTGAGAACGCACTCGCTGGGAATATTCCGAGGAATCTTGGAACATTAAAGAATCTAAGTACAGTTTCCTTGAAAGGGAATTATTTTTCCGGCGAAATTCCCGGTGGGTTTGATCGGGTTCAGTTTTTGGATTTATCTTCAAATTTATTAAACGGTTCACTTCCGGTTGATTTTGTGGGAGAAGCAATCGAAACGTTTAACATTTCACATAACCGGTTTTCCGGCGAAATATCTCCGGTTTTCGGTGGCAGAATACCGCAAAATGCGACATTGGATTTCTCCTATAATAACTTGACGGGTCAGATTCCAAATTCCAAGATATTTCTTTCTCAAAGTAAAGACTCCTTTGCCGGTAATCCGGATCTATGCGGGTCACCTTCGGGTAACCCATGTAAAAGTCCATTAAGTCCGATTTCTCTCCCGCCAGCTCCAGCTCAGCCCATTCCACCTCCTGCCTTTGCCGCCATTCCTAAAACCTTCGCTAGCAGCCCAGATGGGGGCTCACAAAATACCCCATCAGGAAAATCACATGGGCTTCGACCTCAAATAATTGCCGCCATTGTTGTTTGTGATTTAACCGCCATTGCTATCCTCGCCATGATTTTCCTCTTCATTTGTAAGCGAAAAACTGACACTAGTACTAAAAGcgtcagaaataataataataaacgcGATTTCTTACCTTCATCATCCTCCTCCTCATCGTCTACCAAAGGAATAGCGTCAAAATGGTCGTGTTTACGAAAAGGAAAAAGCGACGAAACACAGTACGACGACGAAgacgaagaagatgatgatgatgcggATGAAGAATATGGATcggaagagagagaaaacgGAGGACGGCGGCAGCAGCATGAACAAGGACAATTAGTAATAATGGAAGCAGGGAGTAATGCTGGAGAGAAAGTGTCATTAGAAGTAGAGACGCTTTTAAAAGCGTCAGCTTATATATTAGGAGCAAGTGGTACAAGTATAATGTACAAAGCAGTATTAGAAGACGGCACCGTTTTAGCAGTAAGAAGAGTAGGGGAATCAAATAGCGTGGAAAAGTTAAAGGAATTTGAAGGTCATGTTCGTGCCATTGCAAAGCTTGTTCATCCTAATTTGGTTAAAGTTCGCGGGTTTTATTGGGGTTCTGATGAAAAGCttattatttatgaatataTTTCCAATGGCAGCCTTGCTAATGCTCGTTACA GAAAAACGGGCTCTTCACCAAGTCACCTACCTTGGGGGATCCGACTCAAAATAGCGAAAGGGGTAGCCCGTGGGCTCAGCTATATCCATGAAAAGAAGCATGTACATGGTAACCTAAAGCCCAATAACATACTCCTGGATGCGGACATGGAGCCCAAAATTAGTGATTTCGGGCTGGAAAGACTCTCAATGGGTAAATTTGCGTATTTCCCGGGCGGGTCAACCCGGCATTTTGGTAGCAAAAGATCCACTGCGTCAAGGGACAGCTTCCAAGACCACTCAGTAGGGGCAACCCCAAGTCCAAGTGCAAGTTCAATAGGATGTGTATCACCTTACCACCCACCCGAATCACTACGAAGCCTCAAACCAAACTCAAAATGGGATGTTTACTCATTCGGAGTGGTCTTACTCGAACTACTAACCGGAAAAGTTGTGGTATCCGATGAACTTGGCCCACCCATTTTAGACGAATTGGCTGTCGGGCTAGAGGATCGGACTCGGATGCTTCGAATGGCGGACCCCACAATTCGGATCGATTTGGAAGGTAATGAGGAGGCTTTATTAAGTTGCATAAAGTTAGGATATAATTGTATTGCACATGTTCCACAAAAGAGACCTACAATGAAAGAAGCCCTTCATGTTTTAGAAAAGATTACAACTTTTCCTTCAACTCCATGA